The Marinomonas maritima genome segment TGAAGCATTTCTTGGCGCTGGTGCGTGGTGTCGATAAACATCAAATTCTTCCGACGCTTAAAAAACTAGGCATTGCGCATCTTATTCATTCCCAAGTGCATGTGTTGTCTGGAGGCGAAACGCAACGCGTTCTATTGGCACGGGCTTTGTTGAATCGACCTAATCTATTGGTGTTGGATGAACCGGTACAAGGCGTGGATGTGAACGGCCAAGTAGAGCTTTATAACCTGATTGAAGGCATTCGAAACGAGCTTGGTTGTGGTGTTTTGATGGTGTCGCATGATTTGCATTTGGTGATGGCGAAAACCGATACGGTGGTGTGCATTAACCAGCATGTTTGTTGTTCTGGTAGTCCGCAGCACGTGACTGGCCATCCAGCCTATCAAGCGTTGTTTGGTGTGCCTGGTGCGGATGAGTCCATCGCGATTTATGCCCATCAACATGACCATGTTCATGACGAACACGGTGGTATTTTATCGGATAGTGACACCCATACTCATACCGATTGTCGACATCATTAACACTAATTTTGTTTTGCTAAGTTTGGAGTCAGTAATACCATGTTAGATCTTTTACTCAGAGCCTTGTTAGGTGGGTTGGGTGTGGCGGCCGTTGCTGGGCCGCTGGGCGCGTTTGTTGTTTGGCGACGCATGGCGTATTTCGGCGATACCTTGGCGCATTCGGCGTTACTGGGTGTCGCGCTGGGCTTTTTGTTCGACATCAATTTGAACCTCGCTATTATTGTGTTGTGTGTTGGTTTGGCTTTAGTGCTAGTGACATTGCAGAAGAAACACATTATCGCCACGGATACTTTGTTAGGTATTTTGGCGCATTCTGCGTTGTCGCTCGGATTGGTCGCGGTGAGTTTTCTCGATAATGTGCGCATTGACTTGATGGCTTATTTGTTTGGCGATTTACTGGCGATTAATCAAGCAGACGTGTATTGGATTTACGCGGGCGGCTTTGCTGTTATTGCTTTGCTGATCACTTTTTGGAAACCACTGTTGGCGGTAACGGTGAACGAAGAACTGGCAAAAGTAGAAGGCTATCCGGTTGAGGCGATTCGCTTATTGCTTATGTTGCTGGTGGCCTTGGTGATTGCGGTGGCAATGAAGATTGTTGGCGTGTTGCTGATTACTTCTTTGATGATCATTCCCGCCGCGACGGCGCGAAAACTGTCTAATACGCCGGTGCAAATGGCATCTTTCGCCAGTTTGATTGGCTGTGTGGCGGTTTGTGGCGGTTTGTGGGCGTCTTATCGTTGGGATACACCAACGGGCCCAAGCGTGGTGGTCTGCGCCGCGATGCTGTTTTTAATCGCTTATACCCTGCCGTTTAAGCGTAAACGCTAAGTATTCAGTTTTCCATACAGAATAGAAGCCACTTTGATTTCTTCGTTTAGAAATTAAAGTGGCTTTTTTATTATGCTAAATCGTATAGTCTGTAACAAAAGGAAGGCTTTTTACGTCTAATATAAAACGTGTTTGTCTGATCTACATAATCCATCGAAGAGGTTTGTCCATGCTAGGTTTTACGAGTATTCGAGGTCGTCTTAGGACGAGTTATTTAGTATTGCTGGTCATGTTAGTGCTGGTGATGGTGTTGTCTGTTTCTCGTTTTCAGCTTTTGTCTGGCAATATTCGCGGCATCGTTGATGAAAATGCGGCCTTGGTTGAACTAACGGGTGAGCTAAATGTTAACGCGGAAAGCTTAGCCAGCCGTTTATTATTACTGTTTGTGCTCGAAGAGCGTGATGCTCGTGTTGCGATATACAAAGAGATTGATGAGCGTAACAAAAACTTGGACGACAGTTTAGAAGCGATGGCCGGTTTGGTTCAGACCGCAAAAGACAAGACGGCCATTGAAGACCTGAAAACGCAGCGAAAAGTCTATCAGGCCGCACTGCAATCGACGGTTGAAGCATTAGAGTTTGGTGAACTGGAGGATGCAAAAAAGCTCATGGCGGGTTCTACTCGTGATGAACTACAAACATTTTTAAAGCAAACATACGCTTTAGCCAAGTCTGAGCGCGAGATGATGCAAGCGCGTCAGCAAGAAGTGTTGACGGCGTCTGAAATGGCGATTTGGTTGATCGTCGGCGTGGGCCTTTTGGCCATCTTGATTGGTCTGGTGATGTCGGTGTTGATCACTCGTAGTATTGTTAATCCATTGAATTATGTGATGACGTTGCTGGACAAATTTGCTCGTGGGGATCTTTCGCAAGCCATTACCACCAATCAAAAAGGCGAAATCGGACAATTATTGGATAGCGTTAAGCGCATGCGTGTCAGTTTGGCTGGCGTGATTGAAAAAATTGATAAAAGCGCCAAAACGGTCGTGGGTGTAGTGGGTGAAATACACACTAGCGTGACGGATGTTCAACAAGGGTCGAATACGCAGTCTGCTATGGCGGGTGACATTCAACGTTCGGTTGGCGAATTGTCCAGTGCTGCCAACGTGATGGCTGAGCATGTTAGTGTGTCTCGAAATCAAGCCGAAGCGGCGCATGATTTAGCGAAGCACGGTAAACAAGTGATCACTTCTGCATCAACCGATATAAACGCCGTTGCTGCTTACATTGAAGAAACGTCTCATGCGGTGGCGAAACTGAATGAAAGCGCGAGTACGGTTACAGATTTTGTAAACAGTATTCGCAGTATTGCGGAACAGACAAATTTATTGGCATTAAACGCGTCAATTGAAGCCGCGCGTGCGGGTGAAAGTGGTCGAGGATTTGCGGTTGTTGCAGACGAAGTGCGCAACTTAGCAACCAATACTGCTGACGTTACGGCATCCATCGATACAGTCATCACTACGATTGGCAATCTATCGGTACAAATTTCTGATGAAATGGTAGTAGGCCAAGAAAAGATGCGCCAAGGTGTCGCGCAAATTCAAGATGTTATCGCGCCGTTAAGTCAGTTAGAAGCGGATTCTGCTAAGTCATTACATAGCTTAGATGACTTGTCTCAATTGGCCCAGCAACAAGCGAGAGAAGCCAATGATATTACGCAGCATGTGACTCGTATTGTTGAAGTGACTGCGAGCAATGAGGCGACATCGAAGCGATTGAGTCAACTCACCGATACCTTGTCTGGTGCGGCAGAGCAAACGCAGCAAGCGACCTCTACGTTTACTCTACCAAAGAACTAATGCCAAAAAGTAAATCTTAATAATGGCGACTTGAGAGTACCATTGGTTAGCGTTTTGCTAGCCAATGGTCCAAAGAGAAAACGCCCGCTCCTCGATACATTAATAACAGTGCGATGGCCAACCAAGTAGCATGCGTTGGATAAGCATCTGGGTAAACAAAAAGCTGAATCACCAGTGTCATCATCGCAATACCAAACCCCGCAAGACGAGTGAAAAGCCCACTCAGAATCAGAATGGGTAAAAGGTGTTCTGCCACCGTGGCGAGTACCGCCGCGATCATCGGTGGAATAAGAGGTAGGTCGTATTCATATTCAAACAAGTAGCCAGTTGATTCGGCCAATCTTGGTAAACCAAGCTCTACTTTCATCGCAATTAAATCGAGAGAAAACCCTTCTATTTTGGTTTGCCCTGAACGCCAAAAAACCGCCGCGATAGAAAATCGGGCAACAAAAAGAATCAGAGATTCGGGGATTATTTTAAATATTGCCTCGCTTTTGCTATTGATAAAAGACAGCATGGTTCATTCCTTATTTTTAGGTGTTATTTGATTTGAGTTAGTACTTTCCATTCAATCAGTTTTGCCAGTGTTTTTCCTAAATCAAACAAATCTGAATCCGGCACAGCGTCTTCGAGCGATTTTTGTTGTATTAGGTTTTTAATAAAAACCGCTTCTTCTTTTTGGATGACATGCAGTTGAGCGTAGAGATGAGATTTTATTAGTAGTAAGTATTCACTTTTTTTTATATCGACCTTGTTAAGGCGTTGGTGCCCATCGCTGAAATGCGCTTGGTATAAAGAACCAATGGCAAAAGGTGATGCTAAGATTTTTGTGGTTGGTGGAACGTTCAGCAATAAAGCACTAGGGTCTTCTACCGATGAGAACGCAGTAGAAACAGCATCATGATCAAGGGTCTTGTATTCTTCGCTGTGAGTGAGCGTTAACATTTCATGTTCGAGTGCGGCGACATCGGCCAGAAAAGGAAGGTTTTCTGCTGGTTCGAAAGTGCGGATAAAATCTGAAAAATTCACACCATATTCACTAATAATGGGTGAACTAGGTGGGTTTTCTAATAAATATATTCGTGCCATCGCGCGGAAGAACACCTCTCCCACTAGTGTTTCCGTAACAGGAAAAATATCGCATAAGGTGTCAATCAGTGAGACCACTACGTTATTACGGTAAACGTTTAGTCTGACTTCCTGCTGTTGCCTATTTTCAGCTTTGATTTCGTTATAAAAGCGAGTGTCTTCCGTGAGTAAGGCGTTTTTAAATGACGTGTTCACGGCGTATCTCCAATGGTGGGATAGACTCTCGTATGCGGTTTGCCATGTTCGCTTCTTCAAGCAATATCGACATTGGCGGCAGGTTACCATCACGTTCAATCAATGTTGGGCAGTCGCCAGTCAATGCTAAGGTATATTGGTAAAGAGACCAAACGTCTTGCGATACGGGTTCGTCATGACTGTCTATTTTTAATGGAACAACAAGGTTACTGTCTGTGGTGTGACCTGCTAAATGCATTTGACTCACAGCATGAACAGGAAACGCGTCCATATAATGGTAAGGGTTTTGCCCGTGATTAAAACAAGACACTTCCACGTTGTTGATGTCTAGAAGCAAGCCGCAGCCGGTACGTTTGCTCATTTCTGTCAGAAAGGCGATTTCGCTCATTTCGCTACGGTTAAATTCAAAATAGGTCGATGGATTTTCGATTAATACTTGGCGTTTTAGGCGCGCCTGTATTTGCTCGATGTGCTCGCACACTCTGCGTAATGTCGCCTCATCATAGGCAACGGGTAGTAAATCGTTTAAAAAGGCGTTGTCGTGCGAAGACCAAGCTAAATGCTCTGAAAAGACTTCAGGTTCAATTTCATCGACTAATCGCGCAACCCGATCAAGATGTTGCGTATTAATGGAATGCTCACCGCCGATAGACAATCCGACGCCGTGTATCGTTATTGGATAATGCTGACGAATTAGTGATAAATAATGACGTGCAGGCCCGCCTTTGCTCAAATAGTTTTCGGCGTGAATTTCAAAGAAACCGACGTCAGGTAATTCGGCTAAGATAAGTTTGTAGTATGCGGGTTTTAGGCTGATGCCAGAACGAGAAAAAAAACGCTCCGCAAAGCGCGAAGAAAGGGGAGCATCTTCGGCTTGCGTAAGTGCTTGTTCAGAAAGAACAGGAGACATTTTGTGTATCCGTCTCTTAGAACGCTTTCAGTTGGCCGTGGCCAGTTGAAGACGTTTTAGATTCCATGTCGACACAAGAACCAGCTGGAACTAATTTCCACGCATTTGCTTGGTAGTCAGTTTTGGATGTACCAGCGCAAGAGGTGCCAGGGCCAGCAGCGCAATCGTTTTGTCCAGCAAGTGCAACGCCGTAACATTTTTCTTTGCTTGCAGCTTGTGCAGGAACAGATACCGCAGAGATAGCGACGGCAGTACCAAGTGCAAGTGCTAATGATGCTGTTTTGTTTTTCATGGGTAGATCCTCATTCGATATAAAGGGAAAGACAGGGAAGTCTTTTGGTTACATTGCTTTGACGTAGTAAAGTTTATGTCTATTACACAAGAAACACATTATTTTTCACTTTCGTTTTCGCCTTTTGTATAACGCTTTGAAATAAAACGTAATTCTTGCATTTGCTTACCAAATTGACGACAAGGTAAGCACATAGAAGTATGTATTCCTAGACTCAGCTTTTCCTTTGTCGAAAGCGGCCGGTCAAGTTTTTCAGAGAGCATTTGGGTCGCTTGTTTGCAGTTCAACATGTTAGGACACCTTAGCTTGATACCAATTGTCTTCTAGACACTCTCGTAAACGTAGTCGAGCACGATACAAGGTGACGTTAAGATTGCTAACCGATACGTCTTCATTATGGCAAATTTCCGGCGTTTCCATTTCTAGAAATTCACGCATCATAAAGAATCGACCATATTTTTCTGGTAACGCATTCAAACAAGCATCAAACACACGCCAAAAATGGACATTTTCAACGTCGTGATCTGGCTGATCCCATTTTTGTGGACGTTCATGCTTTTGCCAGTGACCGTTGTCTTTGAATAATTGGTCCATTAGTTCTTCACCGTTTAGGTTTGGACCGTCTTCTAACTGACTGACGGCGGTGTGGCGCTTTTCTTTGCGTAACAGATCAATTACCTTATTTTTTAAGATAGAAAAAACCCACGTTTTAAAGGCCGATTGCCGTGCAAAACGATCAATATGTTGATACGCCGATAGCATGGCTTCTTGCACTGCATCTTCTGCTAATTGGCTATCTCGAACTTGCAATGTTGCGAATTTCAGCATTTGTATACGCAGTTCTGCTATAAACGCGGCATCATGAAATGCGTTCGTCATTGCTGAATTGTCTATCTCTTGAGATAGGTTCACATTAGTCATTTAAGCCTCGGATCATGTGCAATGGTTAGACGATGTTAGGATTCGCTTTATTACAAAATAGTCGATGTTTTTCTCGACCTCGTCTTTTAGTCTGTTTTTTCTGACAAAAGTTCGGCTTCCGCGAGGTATTCATCTTTTAGTTTGACGTAATTCAGGCCAGCGTATTGAAAGTATTCAATTTCCTTTTCGTTTAACGGACGAATCTTTTTTACTGGCGACCCCATGTACATAAAACCAGACTCTAAACGTTTACCGGGTGGTACTAATGAGCCCGCACCGATAATGATTTCGTCTTCAATGACAGCACCATCTAAAATGGTTGTGCCCATGCCGACTAAGACTCTACTGCCGACGGTGCAACCGTGCAGCATGGCCATGTGCCCGACCGTCACATCATCACCAATCGACAACGGGTAGCCTTCAGGCTTGTAAGTGCTGGCGTGAGTGATGTGTAAACATGAATTGTCTTGAATGCTGGTGCGAGCGCCAATAGTGATGCTGTGCATGTCGCCACGAATGGCGACTAAAGGCCAAACTGAACTGTCATCACCAATGGTGACATCGCCAATGATAACCGCGTTTTCATCGACCCAAACTCGGTCTCCGAGTTGTGGCATTTTGCCACGGAAAGATTTCATCACCATAAATCCTCTCTATACAGAATGTTTTGCGTTATAAATGAAGGAACTATTAATACAATAGCGATAGACGCATTGAAAAACGACAAAGACCACCTATCTTATTAAGCATAGTGATCATTAATACATTCTTACGGTGTCGTTTTAAGACGACGGTGTGAGAATGCGAAAACGCCGAATTAAACGGCCTTAAATTTCATAAAAGGATACCACGATATGTCAGAGTCTGTATGGGCTGCGACCAGCTTGCCAAATTTTACCGGCGTCGATGTTGCAAGCATCGAATCCGACTTGGA includes the following:
- the znuC gene encoding zinc ABC transporter ATP-binding protein ZnuC, whose amino-acid sequence is MTKQLVAFEKIGIAFDGRVLLESIDMSISEGEIVTLIGPNGSGKSTLIRILLGLQEATSGQVVRHKALRIGYMPQKLHIDPTLPLTVKHFLALVRGVDKHQILPTLKKLGIAHLIHSQVHVLSGGETQRVLLARALLNRPNLLVLDEPVQGVDVNGQVELYNLIEGIRNELGCGVLMVSHDLHLVMAKTDTVVCINQHVCCSGSPQHVTGHPAYQALFGVPGADESIAIYAHQHDHVHDEHGGILSDSDTHTHTDCRHH
- the znuB gene encoding zinc ABC transporter permease subunit ZnuB, translating into MLDLLLRALLGGLGVAAVAGPLGAFVVWRRMAYFGDTLAHSALLGVALGFLFDINLNLAIIVLCVGLALVLVTLQKKHIIATDTLLGILAHSALSLGLVAVSFLDNVRIDLMAYLFGDLLAINQADVYWIYAGGFAVIALLITFWKPLLAVTVNEELAKVEGYPVEAIRLLLMLLVALVIAVAMKIVGVLLITSLMIIPAATARKLSNTPVQMASFASLIGCVAVCGGLWASYRWDTPTGPSVVVCAAMLFLIAYTLPFKRKR
- a CDS encoding methyl-accepting chemotaxis protein codes for the protein MLGFTSIRGRLRTSYLVLLVMLVLVMVLSVSRFQLLSGNIRGIVDENAALVELTGELNVNAESLASRLLLLFVLEERDARVAIYKEIDERNKNLDDSLEAMAGLVQTAKDKTAIEDLKTQRKVYQAALQSTVEALEFGELEDAKKLMAGSTRDELQTFLKQTYALAKSEREMMQARQQEVLTASEMAIWLIVGVGLLAILIGLVMSVLITRSIVNPLNYVMTLLDKFARGDLSQAITTNQKGEIGQLLDSVKRMRVSLAGVIEKIDKSAKTVVGVVGEIHTSVTDVQQGSNTQSAMAGDIQRSVGELSSAANVMAEHVSVSRNQAEAAHDLAKHGKQVITSASTDINAVAAYIEETSHAVAKLNESASTVTDFVNSIRSIAEQTNLLALNASIEAARAGESGRGFAVVADEVRNLATNTADVTASIDTVITTIGNLSVQISDEMVVGQEKMRQGVAQIQDVIAPLSQLEADSAKSLHSLDDLSQLAQQQAREANDITQHVTRIVEVTASNEATSKRLSQLTDTLSGAAEQTQQATSTFTLPKN
- a CDS encoding DoxX family protein, with the translated sequence MLSFINSKSEAIFKIIPESLILFVARFSIAAVFWRSGQTKIEGFSLDLIAMKVELGLPRLAESTGYLFEYEYDLPLIPPMIAAVLATVAEHLLPILILSGLFTRLAGFGIAMMTLVIQLFVYPDAYPTHATWLAIALLLMYRGAGVFSLDHWLAKR
- a CDS encoding HvfC/BufC N-terminal domain-containing protein; the encoded protein is MNTSFKNALLTEDTRFYNEIKAENRQQQEVRLNVYRNNVVVSLIDTLCDIFPVTETLVGEVFFRAMARIYLLENPPSSPIISEYGVNFSDFIRTFEPAENLPFLADVAALEHEMLTLTHSEEYKTLDHDAVSTAFSSVEDPSALLLNVPPTTKILASPFAIGSLYQAHFSDGHQRLNKVDIKKSEYLLLIKSHLYAQLHVIQKEEAVFIKNLIQQKSLEDAVPDSDLFDLGKTLAKLIEWKVLTQIK
- the bufB gene encoding MNIO family bufferin maturase; translated protein: MSPVLSEQALTQAEDAPLSSRFAERFFSRSGISLKPAYYKLILAELPDVGFFEIHAENYLSKGGPARHYLSLIRQHYPITIHGVGLSIGGEHSINTQHLDRVARLVDEIEPEVFSEHLAWSSHDNAFLNDLLPVAYDEATLRRVCEHIEQIQARLKRQVLIENPSTYFEFNRSEMSEIAFLTEMSKRTGCGLLLDINNVEVSCFNHGQNPYHYMDAFPVHAVSQMHLAGHTTDSNLVVPLKIDSHDEPVSQDVWSLYQYTLALTGDCPTLIERDGNLPPMSILLEEANMANRIRESIPPLEIRREHVI
- a CDS encoding BufA1 family periplasmic bufferin-type metallophore produces the protein MKNKTASLALALGTAVAISAVSVPAQAASKEKCYGVALAGQNDCAAGPGTSCAGTSKTDYQANAWKLVPAGSCVDMESKTSSTGHGQLKAF
- a CDS encoding zf-HC2 domain-containing protein, which gives rise to MLNCKQATQMLSEKLDRPLSTKEKLSLGIHTSMCLPCRQFGKQMQELRFISKRYTKGENESEK
- a CDS encoding RNA polymerase factor sigma-70, with amino-acid sequence MTNVNLSQEIDNSAMTNAFHDAAFIAELRIQMLKFATLQVRDSQLAEDAVQEAMLSAYQHIDRFARQSAFKTWVFSILKNKVIDLLRKEKRHTAVSQLEDGPNLNGEELMDQLFKDNGHWQKHERPQKWDQPDHDVENVHFWRVFDACLNALPEKYGRFFMMREFLEMETPEICHNEDVSVSNLNVTLYRARLRLRECLEDNWYQAKVS
- a CDS encoding gamma carbonic anhydrase family protein, which translates into the protein MVMKSFRGKMPQLGDRVWVDENAVIIGDVTIGDDSSVWPLVAIRGDMHSITIGARTSIQDNSCLHITHASTYKPEGYPLSIGDDVTVGHMAMLHGCTVGSRVLVGMGTTILDGAVIEDEIIIGAGSLVPPGKRLESGFMYMGSPVKKIRPLNEKEIEYFQYAGLNYVKLKDEYLAEAELLSEKTD